A single region of the Kwoniella botswanensis chromosome 1, complete sequence genome encodes:
- a CDS encoding glycine-tRNA ligase: MVTQSAASTSHPSELAQPINKTAHEFDKTALDALLARRFFFAPAFEIYGGVAGLYDYGPTGSALQANVLDAWRKHYIIEEDMLELDTTIMTLSEVLKTSGHVDKFADWMVKDVQTGEIFRADHLVEAVIEARLKGDKEARGVKDEPVVEEDDKKKKKKKNVKSVAIKLDDEVVAEYESLLAQIDNYTGPELGELVRKHNIRNPATGNELSEPVEFNLMFESNIGPTGQIKGYLRPETAQGHFVNFARLLEFNNGKVPFASAQIGRSFRNEIAPRQGLLRVREFTMAEIEHYVDPLDKRHARFNEAKDVVLTLLPKDIQSEGKTDTTQMTVGDAVAKKIVDNETLGYFLGRTQLFLQKIGIDPKRMRCRQHMANEMAHYAADCWDFEIQSSYGWIECVGCADRSAYDLTVHSVRTKQPLRVQQKLDQPRKVEKLDVQFDAKKFGMTFKKDATMIKDTLLGLEKDKLQCIKDELVNGKSSVKCADGKSYDITSDLVKIEPITVTEHMREFTPNVIEPSFGIGRILYSLLEHSYWAREQDKARGVLSLPSVVAPIKCLIVTISQDAELRAKIHEISRKMRRIGIASRVDDSSASIGKKYARNDELGTPFGCTVDFATIQKGTITLRERDSTNQLIGQVDDVIAVVDQLVKGTIDWKGATEQLESYSGVQDVEE; encoded by the exons ATGGTCACTCAATCAGCAGCTTCCACTTCGCACCCCTCCGAGCTCGCTCAACCTATCAACAAAACCGCCCATGAGTTCGACAAGACCGCTTTAGATGCGTTGTTGGCGAGGaggttcttcttcgctcCTGCCTTTGAGATctatggag GTGTCGCCGGTCTCTATGATTACGGACCTACCGGATCAGCCTTACAGGCCAACGTTCTTGACGCATGGAGAAAACACTACATCATCGAAGAGGATATGTTGGAATTGGATACTACCATTATGACTTTGTCGGAGGTACTCAAAACTTCAGGTCATGTTGATAA ATTCGCCGATTGGATGGTCAAAGACGTCCAGACCGGAGAGATCTTCCGAGCGGACCATCTGGTCGAGGCTGTCATTGAAGCTAGGCtgaaaggtgataaagaAGCTAGAGGTGTAAAGGATGAACCGgtagtggaggaagatgataagaagaaaaagaagaagaagaacgttAAATCGGTGGCTAtcaagttggatgatgaggttgttGCTGAGTATGAAAGTCTGTTGGCTCAG ATCGACAACTACACCGGTCCAGAACTCGGTGAACTCGTACGAAAACATAACATCCGAAACCCTGCTACCGGTAACGAACTCTCCGAACCTGTAGAATTCAACCTTATGTTCGAGAGTAACATCGGTCCTACCGGTCAGATCAAGGG TTACCTCCGACCTGAAACCGCCCAAGGTCATTTCGTAAACTTTGCTCGATTGTTGGAATTCAACAATGGTAAAGTCCCATTCGCATCTGCCCAAATCGGTAGATCGTTCAGAAATGAAATTGCCCCAAGACAAGGTTTACTTCGAGTCAG AGAATTCACGATGGCCGAAATTGAACATTACGTTGATCCCCTTGATAAACGACATGCAAGATTCAACGAAGCGAAAGATGTTGTTTTGACCTTGTTACCTAAAGATATCCAGAGTGAAGGTAAGACCGATACCACACAGATGACTGTTGGAGATGCTGTTGCGAAG AAAATCGTCGATAATGAAACTCTCGGTTACTTCCTCGGTCGAACACAGCTTTTCTTGCAGAAGATTGGTATCGACccaaagaggatgagatgtaGACAACACATGGCTAATGAGATGGCGCACTACGCAGCT GACTGCTGGGACTTTGAAATCCAATCGTCATACGGATGGATCGAATGTGTAGGATGTGCCGATCGATCCGCCTACGACTTGACCGTTCATTCAGTCCGAACCAAACAACCATTGAGAGTACAACAGAAATTAGACCAACCTAGAAAAGTTGAGAAATTAGATGTTCAATTTGATGCTAAGAAATTCGGTATGACTTTCAAGAAGGATGCGACGATGATCAAAGATACTTTGTTGGGcttggagaaagataagTTGCAGTgtatcaaagatgaattggtGAATGG CAAATCATCAGTCAAATGTGCTGACGGAAAATCATACGACATCACATCTGACCTCGTGAAGATTGAGCCTATCACCGTTACCGAGCACA TGCGAGAGTTCACCCCTAACGTCATTGAACCTTCATTCGGTATCGGTCGAATCTTGTACTCTTTGCTCGAACACTCTTACTGGGCCCGAGAACAAGATAAGGCACGAGGT GTACTCTCCCTTCCCTCTGTCGTCGCTCCTATCAAATGTCTAATTGTCACCATCTCCCAAGATGCTGAATTGAGAGCTAAGATTCATGAGATCT CccgaaagatgagaagaatcGGTATTGCCAGTCGAGTTGACGACTCATCCGCTTCGATCGGTAAGAAGTACGCaaggaatgatgaattgggtACACCTTTCGGATGTACCGTAGATTTCGCCA CCATCCAAAAAGGAACCATCACATTGAGAGAACGAGATTCGACCAATCAGCTGATCGGTCAAGTCGACGACGTTATCGCTGTAGTAGACCAATTGGTCAAAGGTACGATCGACTGGAAAGGTGCCACGGAGCAGTTGGAATCTTATAGTGGTGTTCAGGATGTTGAGGAGTAA